A region from the Streptomyces tsukubensis genome encodes:
- a CDS encoding response regulator yields the protein MTAAPVRILLVDDQPLVRAGLRVLIADHGDLEIVGEAGTGDEAVRLTARLRPDVVVMDIRMPGTNGIDATALITGAPDPVDTRVLVLTTFDDDEYVYGALRAGASGFLVKDMDMDDILAAIRVVAAGDALIAPSVTRRLIEEFAARPAAPPGAAATPLTGITGREREVLVLVGRGLSNAEIAAELFITPATVKAHVGRLLTKLAARDRIQLVIHAYDHGLVAPR from the coding sequence ATGACCGCCGCGCCGGTACGGATACTCCTCGTCGACGACCAGCCCCTGGTCCGCGCCGGACTGCGGGTCCTGATCGCCGACCACGGCGATCTGGAGATCGTGGGGGAGGCGGGCACCGGCGACGAAGCCGTCCGGCTCACCGCCCGGCTCCGGCCCGATGTCGTCGTCATGGACATCCGGATGCCCGGCACGAACGGCATCGACGCGACGGCGCTCATCACCGGGGCCCCGGATCCGGTGGACACCAGGGTCCTGGTCCTGACGACCTTCGACGACGACGAGTACGTGTACGGCGCGCTGCGCGCGGGCGCGTCCGGGTTCCTGGTGAAGGACATGGACATGGACGACATCCTCGCGGCGATCCGGGTGGTCGCCGCGGGAGACGCCCTGATCGCGCCGAGCGTGACCCGGCGCCTGATCGAAGAGTTCGCCGCCCGCCCCGCCGCACCACCCGGAGCAGCGGCAACGCCCCTGACCGGCATCACCGGGCGGGAGCGGGAGGTGCTGGTCCTGGTGGGCCGCGGACTGTCGAACGCGGAGATCGCGGCGGAGCTGTTCATCACCCCGGCGACGGTGAAGGCCCATGTGGGCCGGCTCCTGACGAAGCTGGCGGCCCGCGACCGTATCCAGCTGGTCATCCACGCCTATGACCACGGCCTGGTCGCACCCCGCTAG